DNA from Streptomyces sp. NBC_01476:
CGAGAAGGCGGGTGCGTGGGTGGCGGAGAACAAGGTCTTCCTGCTCGACGTCTCCTGGGACTTCCTGCACGACGAAGACAGGCCCTACCTGCTGAGCATCTATTTCACGTTCGAGCTCGAAGGTGCGGGCGGCTGACAGCCGCCTGGTTCCGTTCGGACCGGCGGCTCGCCGGCCAGGAGGGCGGGCCGCGATGCCCGCCCCCCTGGCCGTGACGGCCGGTTCACGCGTGCCACGCCTGGGCGCCGGAACACCGTGCGCCGGTGCCCGCCCCTTCCCCTCCTCCTCGCACGTGAGGCGCGCCCCGCTGGCACCCCCCGGGCACCCGCGGGCAGCCACTTCCTATGGGCCGTAGTGATTTGCCTAAAGATATTAGGCATGTGCATAATCGCATCAGGCAGCCGGGAGGATGGCGATGGTGCGCGCGGGACTGACCACGGAACGCCTGGTCCGGGCGGGTGCGGAGCTGGCCGACGAGGTCGGGTTCGATCAGGTCACCGTCTCGGAACTCGCCAGACGGTTCGACGTGAAGGTCGCCAGTCTCTACTCGCACGTGCGGAACTCCCAGGACCTCAGGACCCGGATCGCCCTGCTCGCCCTGGAGGAACTCGCCGACCGGGGCGCCGCCGCGCTGGCCGGGCGGGCCGGCAAGGACGCCTTGGCCGCGCTGGCGGACGTCTACCGCGACTACGCCCATCAGCATCCCGGCCGCTATGCCGCCGCCCAGCTCAGGCTCGATCCGCAGACGGCGGCCGCCGGTGCCGGCGGACGGCACGCACAGATGACGCGGGCCGTCCTGCGCGGCTACGACCTCACCGAGCCGGACCAGACCCATGCGGTCCGCCTGCTCGGGAGCGTCTTCCACGGCTACGTCAGCCTGGAGATGGGAGGAGGGTTCAGCCACAGCGCCCCCGACACCCAGGACACCTGGGAACGGATCATCGACGCCCTCGACGCCCTGCTGCGGAACTGGCCCGCGCCCTGAGCGGAGCCCGCGCCGGCCGTACGCCCCCCGGACGCCGGTGACGTACGGGCACGACCGAACCACCCGCCCCTACCATCCGACAGGTTGAGCGATGCCCACCGGAAACGACTGGATCACCACGCCCATCACCGCGGCGCTGCTGCGCGGCGCCCTGGAGGTGGAGCACACCGAGCGCGGCATCCTGCCGCACCGGCTGCCCGCCGGGGCCCGCGCCCAGTGCCCCGACCCGCAACTGGCCATGGCCGAGGGCCAGCCGTCCGGCGTACGCCTCGCCTTCCGCACCACGGCGACCGCCGTCGAACTGGACACGCTGCCCACCAAACGCGTCTACGCGGGGCTCCCGCCCCGCCCGGACGGCGTCTACGACCTGCTCGTCGACGGCCGGCTGACCGCTCAGGGGAGCGTGACGGAGGGTGACACCCTGACCATCGACATGTCCACCGGAACCGCCGAGCAGAAGCCCGGGCAGCCGGGCACCCTCCGCTTCACCGGACTGCCCGGCGGCACCAAGGACATCGAGATCTGGCTGCCGCACAACGAGACCACCGCGCTGGTCGCGCTGCGCACCGACGCCGCTGTCGAGCCGCTGCCGGACCGCGGTCGCAGGGTGTGGCTGCACCACGGCAGCTCGATCAGCCACGGCTCCGACGCCGTCAGTCCCACCACGATCTGGCCCGCCCTGGCCGCCTCCGGCGGCGGTGTGGAGCTGATCAATCTGGGCCTGGGCGGCAGCGCCCTGCTCGACCCGTTCACCGCTCGCACCATACGTGACACGCCAGCCGACCTGATCAGCGTCAAACTCGGCATCAATCTGGTCAACCTCGACCTGATGCGGCTGCGCGGGTTCGGCCCGGCGGTGCACGGCTTCCTCGACATCATCCGTGAAGGCCACCCGACCGCACCGCTGCTGGTCGTCTCGCCGATCCTGTGCCCCATCCACGAGGACACCCCCGGCCCCAGCGCCTTCGACCTCGACGCGCTCGGCTCCGGTGAGCTGCGGTTCCAGGCCACCGGCGATCCGGCGGAACACGCGAGCGGGAAGCTGACCCTGCGGATCATCCGCGGGGAGCTGGAGCGGATCGTGGCGCAGCGCGCGGCCGAGGACCCGCACCTGCACTACCTCGACGGGCGCGAACTCTACGGCGAGGCGGACTTCGCCGAGCTGCCCCTGCCCGACGCCCTCCATCCGGACGCCGCCGCCCACCGCCGCATCGGCGAACGCTTCGCCGAACGGGCCTTCACCGCGGGCGGCGCGTTCTCGGACCGGCGGACCGGCACGGCGGCCGGGCGAGACGTACGCTGAACCACGGGCCGGGCCGCCGCGCCACCACCCGGCCGGTTGCGGCCGCACGCATCGAGGAGACCGTCGTGAGGCTCGTCGTGTTCGGGGCGAACGGCAGGACCGGGCGGGAGATCGTCACGCAGGCCCTTGCCGCGGGGCACGAGGTGACCGCGTTCGTACGCGACCCGGGCAAGGCACCTGGTCCCCGCCCCGGACTGCGGGTGCTGGCCGGTGAGGTGACGTCCGACCAGGCCGCGGTGCGCGGGGCCGTCGACGGGCAGGAAGCGGTGCTGACGGCGTTCGGCAGCCCGACCACCTGGCACGGGGTGGTCTCCCCGACCCTCACCGTCCAGGCGGTACCGCTGATCGTGCGGGCCATGCGGGACGCGGGG
Protein-coding regions in this window:
- a CDS encoding TetR/AcrR family transcriptional regulator, producing the protein MVRAGLTTERLVRAGAELADEVGFDQVTVSELARRFDVKVASLYSHVRNSQDLRTRIALLALEELADRGAAALAGRAGKDALAALADVYRDYAHQHPGRYAAAQLRLDPQTAAAGAGGRHAQMTRAVLRGYDLTEPDQTHAVRLLGSVFHGYVSLEMGGGFSHSAPDTQDTWERIIDALDALLRNWPAP
- a CDS encoding lipase, translated to MPTGNDWITTPITAALLRGALEVEHTERGILPHRLPAGARAQCPDPQLAMAEGQPSGVRLAFRTTATAVELDTLPTKRVYAGLPPRPDGVYDLLVDGRLTAQGSVTEGDTLTIDMSTGTAEQKPGQPGTLRFTGLPGGTKDIEIWLPHNETTALVALRTDAAVEPLPDRGRRVWLHHGSSISHGSDAVSPTTIWPALAASGGGVELINLGLGGSALLDPFTARTIRDTPADLISVKLGINLVNLDLMRLRGFGPAVHGFLDIIREGHPTAPLLVVSPILCPIHEDTPGPSAFDLDALGSGELRFQATGDPAEHASGKLTLRIIRGELERIVAQRAAEDPHLHYLDGRELYGEADFAELPLPDALHPDAAAHRRIGERFAERAFTAGGAFSDRRTGTAAGRDVR